A single region of the Pseudomonadota bacterium genome encodes:
- a CDS encoding molybdopterin-dependent oxidoreductase encodes MATEIIKSDCIMCINSCGINAYVEDGKLVKVEGMKEHPISLGELCPRGAALPEWVNSKDRLTYPMKKKTDGGWERVSWDWAIDTIAQKFQEIKDKYGAKALAVYTGSLGTENIELAAYAQRFRGVYGTPNLLSVEGNCFRSRIMARQMTFGGYPIEEPWNAKCIIVFGQNMDNSRVTVGRKIYKAMDAGTLKHVIIVDPKKIPMAERGIHIQIRPGTDTALCLGMLNVIIGEELYDKEFVGKFCIGFDKLAEHVKQYTPEKMSEITWVPADDIRRIARLFAMVKPASLVPGTCSIDQHINGFQGNRVQAIIQAITGNIDVPGGWVNIPFIRLGDMRVTEISDPIGTEEHPLFRRFWGRTSPYGQQMLFADAVLKGKPYPIKAMICTGGNPAVTLPDSERIREAIKALEFVVVSELFMTETAKLADIVLPACSFLEKSGVGYVYGVTNCIPYAMVRKKVINPIGECWPDWKIWTEIARRMGYGEFFPWNTEEEIIDFFLKPSGLTREQLTKDHPEGAYYTEMKYVQQKRYNTPSGKIELFSQTLEENGYDPLPRPVEPSKSPVSSPEMFKKYPVILTTGARIPEYTHTQLRGIPYVHKTAPEPLAEIHPETAAQYGIADGDMMNIETPKGKIQMKASTTNKLVRGVLSVPHGWDKANANFLTELEPRDPVTGYTEMKALLCRISKASPAGVEGAAGSYECFPADLCNT; translated from the coding sequence ATGGCGACAGAAATAATTAAATCAGACTGTATCATGTGTATCAACAGTTGTGGAATAAATGCCTATGTGGAAGACGGCAAACTGGTCAAGGTCGAGGGCATGAAGGAGCATCCTATCAGCCTCGGCGAGCTGTGCCCTCGTGGCGCCGCACTGCCTGAGTGGGTGAATTCAAAGGATAGGCTTACCTATCCCATGAAGAAGAAGACTGACGGCGGGTGGGAACGTGTTTCCTGGGATTGGGCCATAGACACAATAGCACAGAAGTTTCAGGAGATAAAGGACAAGTACGGCGCCAAGGCGCTCGCTGTCTACACAGGTTCCCTTGGAACAGAGAATATCGAACTCGCAGCTTATGCACAGAGATTCCGTGGAGTCTACGGAACACCCAACCTGTTATCAGTTGAGGGCAATTGCTTCCGATCACGCATCATGGCCCGTCAGATGACCTTTGGGGGATATCCCATCGAAGAACCCTGGAACGCTAAGTGCATCATCGTCTTCGGCCAAAACATGGACAATTCCAGAGTAACTGTGGGCCGGAAGATCTACAAAGCCATGGACGCCGGGACCCTCAAGCACGTCATAATCGTTGATCCGAAAAAGATCCCCATGGCAGAGAGAGGAATTCATATCCAGATCAGGCCCGGCACAGACACGGCGCTCTGCCTCGGTATGCTGAACGTGATCATAGGGGAAGAACTTTATGACAAAGAGTTTGTCGGGAAATTCTGCATTGGTTTTGACAAACTGGCTGAGCATGTAAAACAGTACACGCCTGAAAAGATGTCCGAGATCACCTGGGTGCCAGCTGACGACATCAGGAGAATAGCACGTCTCTTTGCCATGGTCAAACCTGCTTCCTTAGTACCCGGTACATGTTCGATAGACCAGCATATAAATGGTTTCCAGGGCAACCGGGTTCAGGCCATCATACAGGCCATAACAGGCAATATTGATGTCCCGGGCGGGTGGGTAAATATCCCCTTTATTCGTCTTGGTGACATGAGGGTAACCGAAATCAGCGATCCGATCGGCACTGAAGAACATCCGCTTTTCCGCCGCTTCTGGGGAAGGACATCTCCATACGGCCAGCAGATGCTCTTTGCAGATGCAGTGTTGAAAGGCAAACCATATCCCATCAAGGCCATGATCTGCACCGGCGGAAACCCGGCTGTAACGCTGCCCGATTCCGAGCGCATCCGGGAGGCGATCAAGGCCCTCGAATTTGTGGTGGTATCAGAGTTGTTTATGACGGAAACTGCTAAACTGGCAGATATAGTCCTGCCCGCCTGTTCATTCCTTGAGAAGAGCGGCGTTGGTTATGTCTACGGCGTCACAAACTGTATCCCCTACGCAATGGTGCGCAAGAAGGTAATAAATCCGATCGGCGAATGCTGGCCGGATTGGAAGATCTGGACCGAGATAGCCAGGAGAATGGGCTACGGAGAGTTCTTCCCCTGGAATACTGAGGAGGAGATCATCGACTTCTTCCTGAAACCGAGCGGACTGACCAGAGAGCAACTGACCAAGGATCATCCGGAAGGTGCGTATTACACGGAAATGAAGTATGTGCAGCAGAAGCGGTACAATACGCCGTCAGGTAAGATTGAGCTGTTCTCCCAGACATTGGAGGAAAACGGCTACGACCCGCTGCCTCGCCCTGTTGAGCCGAGCAAGAGCCCGGTAAGCTCACCGGAGATGTTCAAGAAGTACCCGGTTATCCTGACAACAGGGGCAAGGATTCCGGAGTATACGCATACCCAGCTTAGGGGAATACCTTACGTCCATAAGACTGCGCCTGAGCCTCTGGCCGAGATTCATCCCGAGACGGCAGCTCAGTACGGCATCGCCGACGGCGATATGATGAACATAGAGACACCGAAGGGTAAGATTCAGATGAAGGCAAGTACCACCAATAAACTGGTTCGTGGTGTACTGAGCGTCCCGCACGGTTGGGATAAAGCAAATGCAAATTTCCTGACCGAACTTGAGCCGCGCGACCCTGTAACAGGTTACACAGAGATGAAGGCCCTTCTGTGCAGAATATCTAAGGCGTCTCCGGCAGGGGTTGAGGGTGCAGCAGGATCCTATGAGTGTTTTCCTGCTGACTTGTGCAATACCTGA
- a CDS encoding NAD(P)H-dependent oxidoreductase subunit E translates to MDNGKIDQIIDKYKGNPSSVIQALLEIQRENRWLPGEVLEKVSEKLEVPLNRIRHIVTFYKAFSLVPKGRHEIHVCMGTACHVRGAPRVLDTVQDLTGIKPGETSSDLKFSLKTVNCVGCCSLGPVMVIDGEYHGKMVPAKSEDVLKNYE, encoded by the coding sequence ATGGATAACGGTAAAATTGATCAGATCATCGACAAATATAAAGGTAATCCCAGTTCGGTAATCCAGGCATTGCTGGAGATTCAGCGTGAAAATCGCTGGCTTCCTGGCGAAGTGCTGGAAAAGGTTAGCGAGAAATTAGAAGTGCCTTTGAACCGGATACGGCATATAGTTACCTTCTATAAGGCCTTTAGTTTAGTTCCAAAAGGGCGTCATGAAATTCATGTATGTATGGGCACTGCCTGTCATGTGCGCGGTGCGCCGCGTGTCCTTGACACAGTTCAGGATCTGACCGGAATTAAACCCGGCGAAACAAGTTCGGATTTAAAATTCAGCCTGAAGACTGTTAATTGTGTCGGATGCTGTTCTTTAGGGCCGGTAATGGTAATTGATGGAGAATATCACGGCAAAATGGTGCCGGCTAAGTCGGAAGATGTGTTGAAAAACTACGAATAA
- a CDS encoding hydrogenase iron-sulfur subunit has protein sequence MDTGFEFKPRILGFLCFWUGYGAADLAGVSRLQYTPDIRLIRVMCTGRVDPAFIFRALSNGADGVYVGGCWPGECHYTTEGNYHALGMMLLLKKLLKHIGLNPERLRLEWVSASEGIRFAEVMNDVAKKIKELGPLGKGEGMDESVLKFKLEAVKNILPYIKLVERERLRVPFNTVEEYNKFFASDEVDRIFQEMIVDKLAVSEIMLLLQEKPLSSGEISKSLGLNSTDVARHLSNSVRQGLVRIDENQKVLLPFKMKEQARA, from the coding sequence ATGGATACAGGATTTGAGTTTAAACCAAGGATTTTAGGTTTTTTGTGCTTTTGGTGAGGATACGGCGCCGCTGACCTGGCTGGAGTTTCCAGACTGCAATATACGCCTGATATCAGACTTATCCGAGTCATGTGCACCGGCAGAGTTGATCCTGCATTTATATTCCGGGCTTTATCAAACGGAGCAGACGGAGTGTATGTCGGCGGGTGTTGGCCTGGCGAATGCCATTATACAACCGAAGGCAATTATCATGCACTCGGTATGATGCTTCTGCTCAAAAAATTGCTGAAACACATAGGGTTGAACCCGGAAAGGTTAAGGCTTGAATGGGTATCTGCCTCTGAAGGAATCAGATTCGCCGAAGTTATGAACGACGTTGCCAAAAAAATAAAGGAATTAGGACCTCTTGGTAAAGGTGAAGGAATGGACGAAAGTGTGCTTAAGTTCAAACTGGAAGCTGTTAAGAATATACTTCCCTATATTAAGCTTGTGGAAAGGGAGAGACTGAGAGTACCTTTTAATACAGTTGAAGAATATAACAAATTTTTTGCCAGTGATGAGGTAGACAGGATATTCCAGGAAATGATTGTTGATAAACTGGCTGTAAGTGAAATTATGTTACTCCTTCAGGAAAAACCACTCTCAAGTGGAGAAATTTCTAAGTCTCTCGGCCTGAATTCAACTGATGTGGCAAGACACCTCAGCAACTCAGTGAGGCAAGGTTTAGTAAGAATTGATGAAAACCAGAAAGTTCTGCTCCCGTTTAAAATGAAAGAGCAGGCACGGGCTTAG
- a CDS encoding (4Fe-4S)-binding protein, with the protein MENNVKRTRIVRNIKVDTKKCVGCKACEIACSAFHAIPRYSSINIARSRIMVVMDEMQDIFVPIRAGEYTEAECNGRNIYVIDGKEYSECTFCPASCPSRDAFKDPDSGLPLKCDMCDSEPPLEKPMCVDACTFGALTYEEREEEEKEVKEVKVKGDEIEIGLKSLIRKYGLKKIMDTAARVSKE; encoded by the coding sequence GTGGAGAACAATGTTAAAAGAACAAGAATAGTAAGAAATATAAAAGTAGATACAAAGAAATGCGTGGGCTGCAAGGCCTGTGAGATAGCATGCTCTGCCTTCCACGCCATACCCAGATACAGCTCGATTAATATTGCACGTTCCCGGATCATGGTAGTTATGGATGAAATGCAAGATATCTTTGTGCCTATACGTGCGGGCGAATATACTGAAGCAGAATGTAACGGGAGAAATATTTATGTGATCGACGGCAAGGAATACAGCGAATGTACCTTCTGCCCGGCTTCCTGTCCCTCAAGAGACGCATTCAAAGATCCCGATTCCGGTCTCCCTCTCAAATGCGATATGTGTGACAGTGAACCGCCTCTGGAAAAACCTATGTGCGTAGATGCATGCACCTTTGGCGCATTAACTTATGAAGAAAGGGAAGAAGAGGAAAAAGAAGTAAAAGAAGTAAAAGTAAAAGGCGATGAAATAGAGATAGGATTAAAATCCTTGATAAGAAAGTATGGACTGAAGAAGATAATGGATACTGCTGCCCGGGTGTCAAAAGAATAG
- a CDS encoding 2Fe-2S iron-sulfur cluster-binding protein yields the protein MSEISLQIDGIDIKAKDGMTILEAAKSAGIKIPTLCHYEKLEPYGACRICTVEIESQGRKNLVASCLYPVEKNLIVKTRTETVDEIRKMILELLLAHAPGAPELQNLAEEYGANANLFEKEPSFCILCGLCVRYCTEVKKKNALAFADQGPKREINFITEIASKECWKCKECFPLCPTSYLQAAFFLTEGLAFPEHSHSATEEG from the coding sequence ATGAGTGAAATAAGTTTACAGATTGATGGAATAGATATTAAGGCAAAGGATGGGATGACCATTCTTGAGGCAGCAAAAAGCGCCGGGATAAAAATTCCGACACTTTGTCACTATGAAAAATTGGAACCTTACGGGGCATGCCGAATTTGCACAGTAGAAATAGAATCTCAGGGCAGGAAAAATCTGGTTGCATCCTGCCTTTACCCGGTAGAAAAAAATCTGATAGTAAAAACAAGAACAGAGACTGTAGATGAAATTCGCAAAATGATCTTGGAACTGCTGTTGGCTCATGCCCCAGGCGCTCCGGAATTGCAGAATTTAGCGGAAGAATATGGAGCAAACGCAAACCTTTTTGAAAAAGAGCCTTCATTCTGCATTCTTTGCGGTCTATGCGTAAGATACTGTACTGAAGTTAAGAAGAAGAACGCCCTTGCATTCGCTGATCAGGGACCAAAACGGGAGATAAACTTCATCACAGAGATAGCATCCAAAGAATGCTGGAAATGCAAAGAATGTTTTCCGCTCTGCCCCACATCGTATTTACAGGCAGCATTCTTTTTAACCGAAGGGCTCGCATTCCCTGAACATTCACATTCTGCCACAGAGGAGGGATAG
- a CDS encoding (Fe-S)-binding protein, protein METVAPFKEVIDEINQGGGDAVKYCYQCGKCDTVCPWNRVRKFSMRKLIQEASLGLTEVEREEIWRCSTCGKCTQQCPRDVRQINDMVSLRRMATGYGIFPAAVKPVRAVSSGLTAQGNPFNEDRKIRAAWAEGLNVKPFVEGMDVLYFPCCYASYDPRLKSVAKATARILNKAGVDFGVLGEKENCCGESIRKTGNEEVFKRLVKENSKTFIENGVKKIVVSSPHCYHTFKNEYPEFNVNFKVVHISQYIYELINEGKLEIIKEYGKKITYHDPCYLGRHNGVYDEPREVLKNIPGLELVEMTESRQDSMCCGMGGGRIWMETEKHERFSNLRVDQALELGAEELVTACPYCITALEDSRLVMNHADNIEIKDITEIIQEVI, encoded by the coding sequence ATGGAAACAGTAGCCCCCTTCAAAGAAGTAATTGATGAGATAAATCAGGGCGGTGGAGATGCCGTCAAATACTGCTATCAGTGCGGAAAATGCGATACGGTGTGTCCCTGGAACAGGGTGAGAAAATTCAGTATGCGCAAGCTTATCCAGGAGGCTTCACTCGGTTTGACTGAGGTGGAACGTGAGGAAATATGGCGTTGCTCAACTTGTGGAAAGTGCACTCAACAATGTCCGAGAGATGTAAGACAGATAAATGATATGGTATCTTTGCGCAGGATGGCTACAGGATACGGTATTTTTCCTGCCGCTGTCAAGCCTGTCCGGGCTGTAAGCTCAGGTCTTACTGCACAAGGCAATCCCTTCAATGAAGACCGTAAAATCAGGGCAGCTTGGGCAGAAGGTCTCAATGTTAAGCCTTTTGTGGAAGGGATGGATGTTTTATATTTCCCATGCTGTTACGCAAGTTATGACCCGAGATTAAAGAGTGTAGCAAAAGCCACAGCCAGAATACTGAATAAGGCAGGAGTAGACTTCGGGGTACTGGGTGAAAAGGAGAATTGCTGCGGAGAAAGTATTCGCAAAACCGGCAACGAGGAAGTGTTCAAACGCCTGGTTAAGGAAAACAGCAAAACTTTTATCGAAAATGGAGTAAAGAAAATCGTTGTTTCTTCTCCCCATTGTTATCATACCTTTAAAAACGAATATCCCGAATTCAATGTAAACTTTAAAGTAGTACATATATCCCAGTACATATATGAGCTTATCAATGAAGGAAAGCTTGAAATCATCAAGGAATACGGAAAGAAAATCACTTATCATGACCCCTGTTACCTCGGCAGGCATAATGGCGTATATGATGAACCGCGGGAGGTTTTAAAGAATATACCCGGTTTGGAACTGGTTGAGATGACTGAATCCCGGCAGGATAGTATGTGCTGCGGAATGGGAGGAGGCAGGATTTGGATGGAAACCGAAAAGCATGAAAGATTCTCCAACCTCAGAGTGGATCAGGCTCTTGAACTTGGGGCTGAAGAACTGGTCACTGCCTGTCCTTATTGTATCACCGCTCTTGAGGACAGCAGGTTAGTTATGAATCATGCTGATAATATAGAGATTAAGGATATTACAGAGATTATTCAGGAAGTAATTTGA
- the nuoF gene encoding NADH-quinone oxidoreductase subunit NuoF: protein MTKINSPAELEEFRKGILSKRNPNKPCIAVCTGTGCLALGAQKVVAAFKEEIKKRELETKVDIVDVRETGCPGFCERGPVIVIYPEEICYLQVQPGDAEEIISQTIIGRKVIDRLLYVDSGTGEKAVHESEIPFYKNQMRLIIGNNIKIDPKSIDDYIAVGGYSALAKAFFESTPEKVIDLVKSSGLRGRGGAGFSTGTKWDFARRSIDETKYVVVNADEGDPGAFMDRAILEGNPHSIIEGLTIGAYAIGAHQGYIYVRQEYPLAVENVTIAIKKAQEYGLLGKNILGSGFDFNVEVQQGAGAFVCGEETALLRSLEGKPGEPKARPPYPAVKGLWDKPTNINNVETWANVPLIINKGADSFASVGTGKSKGTKIFSLVGKVNNTGLVEVPMGITLRDIIYKIGGGVPGGKKFKAVQTGGPSGGCIPEEQLDIAVDFDELAKVGAIMGSGGMIVMDEDTCMVDVAKYFLHFLTEESCGKCVPCREGIRQMLKILTNITEGKGKESDIEILERLCKTTSAASLCALGKTAPSPVLSTLRYFRDEYDAHIKDKRCPALSCKELIAYYIDPAKCNACMTCLKKCPADAISGGKNLIHIINQDKCTKCGTCFEVCPPKFRAVTKISGVPVPPPIPEEARTIVRGGKKDE, encoded by the coding sequence ATGACAAAGATAAATTCGCCAGCTGAATTAGAAGAATTCAGAAAGGGCATCTTATCAAAAAGAAATCCAAATAAACCATGCATTGCCGTATGTACTGGAACAGGTTGTCTTGCTCTCGGAGCTCAAAAAGTAGTTGCTGCTTTTAAAGAGGAGATAAAAAAACGGGAACTGGAAACTAAGGTAGATATTGTAGATGTCAGAGAAACAGGATGTCCGGGCTTCTGTGAGAGAGGTCCTGTCATTGTGATATATCCTGAGGAAATATGTTATCTTCAGGTGCAGCCGGGCGATGCAGAAGAGATTATTTCTCAGACTATCATCGGCAGGAAGGTTATCGACAGACTGCTTTATGTTGATTCCGGCACCGGTGAGAAAGCAGTCCATGAATCTGAGATACCATTCTATAAGAATCAGATGCGTCTAATTATCGGCAATAATATTAAGATTGATCCGAAGAGCATTGACGATTATATCGCAGTCGGCGGTTATTCCGCACTGGCTAAAGCCTTTTTTGAGTCGACTCCGGAAAAAGTGATAGATCTGGTGAAAAGCTCCGGCTTAAGAGGAAGGGGAGGCGCCGGATTTTCTACAGGGACTAAATGGGATTTTGCCCGCAGAAGTATTGATGAGACAAAATATGTTGTTGTCAACGCCGATGAGGGAGACCCTGGGGCATTTATGGATAGAGCTATCCTTGAAGGCAACCCTCACTCAATTATTGAAGGCTTGACCATCGGAGCCTATGCTATTGGCGCGCATCAGGGTTATATATACGTCAGACAGGAATACCCCCTGGCAGTGGAGAATGTCACTATCGCCATCAAGAAGGCTCAGGAATATGGTCTACTCGGAAAAAATATTCTCGGCTCAGGATTCGATTTCAACGTTGAAGTACAGCAGGGAGCTGGCGCATTCGTTTGCGGCGAGGAAACTGCTTTGCTCAGATCGCTTGAGGGCAAGCCGGGTGAGCCGAAAGCAAGGCCGCCATATCCGGCTGTAAAAGGCCTCTGGGACAAACCGACAAATATAAATAATGTGGAAACATGGGCTAATGTTCCTTTAATCATTAACAAAGGGGCTGATTCTTTTGCTTCAGTCGGCACAGGCAAGAGTAAAGGCACCAAGATATTTTCCTTAGTCGGCAAGGTGAACAATACCGGCCTTGTAGAAGTCCCCATGGGCATAACGCTGCGAGATATTATCTATAAAATAGGCGGTGGTGTCCCCGGCGGCAAGAAATTCAAGGCAGTACAAACAGGCGGTCCATCAGGAGGTTGTATACCTGAAGAACAGCTGGACATTGCAGTAGACTTTGACGAGCTGGCAAAAGTCGGCGCAATAATGGGTTCAGGCGGCATGATCGTAATGGATGAAGACACCTGTATGGTTGATGTTGCCAAATATTTTCTGCATTTTCTGACTGAAGAATCATGCGGAAAATGTGTCCCGTGCCGCGAGGGCATCAGACAGATGCTTAAGATTCTCACCAACATCACAGAAGGAAAGGGAAAAGAGAGCGACATAGAGATTTTGGAAAGATTATGCAAAACAACCAGCGCGGCCTCTTTGTGCGCACTGGGGAAGACTGCTCCCAGCCCGGTTTTGAGTACACTGCGTTACTTCAGAGATGAGTATGATGCGCACATAAAGGACAAACGGTGTCCGGCTCTTTCATGCAAGGAACTGATCGCTTACTATATTGACCCGGCGAAGTGCAATGCCTGTATGACATGCTTGAAGAAGTGTCCTGCAGATGCGATTTCAGGCGGCAAAAATTTGATACATATAATTAATCAGGATAAATGCACAAAGTGCGGAACGTGTTTTGAGGTCTGTCCTCCAAAATTCCGCGCAGTCACGAAAATTTCAGGAGTTCCGGTTCCGCCCCCTATTCCTGAAGAAGCAAGAACAATAGTTAGAGGGGGTAAGAAAGATGAGTGA
- a CDS encoding CoB--CoM heterodisulfide reductase iron-sulfur subunit A family protein, whose amino-acid sequence MEKEQIEQFCKSLADNNVGDVMVVGGGISGIQASLDLASAGFKVYLVDKSPAIGGHMAQLDKTFPTNDCSMCIESPKFIECHRHPNIEILTYTEVDRIEGEAGEFKVTLNKKPRYIEEEKCTGCGTCVEFCPINVKDEYNQNLSLNKAVHIYFSQAVPLVTYIDPEKCSFLQNGRCTICAGVCKNKAINLYQKPERVEIEVGAIVLSPGFDAFDPKLRGDYGYGKMENVVTSLDFERILCATGPYEGEIRRPSDGRHPHKIAWIQCVGSRQVIEGGNRYCSAVCCAYTQKQVILTKDHDADAECTIFHNDIRSYGKDFERFYQRAEDLPGIKFIRSYVSIGKEIPESKNVTIRYSTFDNGVKEEEFDMVVLSVGLNPPGDAEELANKFGVELGPQGFCKINPFNPMETSRPGVFISGAFQGPIDIPESVVTASGADALCSQLLAARRGQLAKTREYPAERDVSEEELKVGVFVCHCGANIGRVVNVPSVVEYALTLDNVAHAQEALFACSTDTARQISNTIKEKGLNRVVVAACTPRTHEPLFRDTVREGGINQYYYEMANIREHCSWVHSREKEVATKKAKDIVRMSVARACYLEPLQEYELPVDKRALVVGGGVAGMTSALSIAEQGFEVFLLEKDKDLGGMARRIHYTLEGQDVQEYLQDLIHKVYRHPSLHVFTDCTIKDVSGYVGNFITRITSEGMDKEIHHGVAVVATGAEEYKPTEYLYGKDDRVMTQLELEEKITNGDERLINSECTVMIQCVGCRNEDRNYCSRICCSESIKNALKLKKMNPGMDIYILYRDMRTYGFREEYYWEAADKGVRFVRYEADDKPQVEAAVESGKKILRVTVTHPVLGKKLAIDADSVALAAAVIPSEGNKKMAAFFKVSLNQDGFFQEAHVKLRPVDFAADGVFLCGTAHYPKHIPEAISQAYGAAGRAVTILSKDQVTASGAVCEVKESDCVTCGACISVCKYGAIDFYETQQGRKARVNPILCKGDGLCNQKCPTGAISLKHFTDEELFHQIDEAIPALM is encoded by the coding sequence GTGGAAAAAGAACAGATTGAGCAGTTTTGTAAAAGTCTTGCAGACAATAATGTCGGAGATGTTATGGTTGTCGGGGGAGGGATCAGCGGCATTCAAGCCTCTCTTGATCTTGCCTCGGCGGGTTTTAAGGTCTACCTGGTTGACAAGTCGCCTGCTATTGGCGGCCACATGGCTCAGCTTGACAAAACCTTCCCGACCAATGACTGTTCCATGTGTATTGAATCTCCTAAGTTTATTGAATGTCATAGACATCCCAACATAGAAATTTTGACCTATACTGAGGTTGACAGGATAGAGGGAGAAGCAGGCGAATTCAAAGTGACCCTGAATAAAAAACCCAGATATATTGAAGAAGAGAAATGTACGGGTTGCGGTACCTGTGTAGAATTCTGCCCGATCAATGTCAAGGATGAATATAATCAGAACCTGTCTTTAAATAAAGCCGTTCATATATATTTTTCTCAGGCAGTTCCCCTTGTCACTTATATAGATCCTGAAAAGTGCTCCTTCCTTCAGAACGGGAGATGTACTATCTGTGCAGGTGTCTGTAAGAATAAGGCAATAAATCTTTATCAAAAGCCGGAAAGAGTAGAAATAGAGGTAGGGGCGATAGTCCTGTCGCCGGGTTTTGATGCCTTTGACCCTAAGTTAAGAGGCGACTACGGTTATGGTAAGATGGAGAATGTGGTAACAAGCCTCGACTTTGAACGGATATTGTGCGCTACCGGGCCATATGAAGGTGAGATAAGACGCCCTTCTGACGGGAGGCATCCGCATAAAATAGCCTGGATTCAATGTGTGGGCTCCAGACAGGTTATTGAAGGCGGCAACAGATATTGTTCAGCTGTATGCTGTGCTTACACCCAGAAGCAAGTGATTTTGACAAAAGACCATGATGCCGATGCTGAGTGTACAATATTCCACAATGATATCCGTTCCTATGGAAAGGATTTTGAACGATTCTACCAGAGAGCGGAAGACCTTCCCGGAATCAAGTTTATAAGAAGCTATGTATCAATAGGAAAAGAGATCCCGGAAAGCAAGAATGTAACTATAAGATACTCTACTTTTGATAATGGAGTTAAAGAAGAAGAATTCGATATGGTAGTGTTGTCGGTTGGGTTAAACCCTCCCGGTGATGCTGAAGAACTGGCGAATAAATTCGGTGTCGAACTCGGTCCTCAGGGATTCTGTAAAATTAATCCTTTTAATCCTATGGAGACCTCCCGTCCGGGAGTTTTTATAAGCGGAGCCTTCCAGGGTCCGATAGATATCCCGGAGTCGGTTGTGACAGCCAGCGGGGCGGATGCCCTTTGCAGTCAACTTCTTGCCGCAAGGCGTGGACAACTTGCAAAAACAAGGGAATATCCAGCGGAAAGGGATGTCTCGGAAGAGGAACTGAAAGTCGGGGTTTTTGTATGTCACTGCGGAGCTAATATTGGAAGAGTTGTCAATGTTCCCTCGGTAGTCGAATACGCTCTGACCTTAGATAATGTTGCCCACGCTCAGGAAGCCCTGTTTGCATGTTCTACCGATACTGCCCGGCAGATATCTAATACGATCAAGGAAAAGGGACTCAACCGTGTTGTTGTTGCAGCTTGCACCCCCAGAACGCATGAACCGTTGTTTCGAGACACTGTACGTGAAGGCGGAATAAATCAATATTACTATGAAATGGCTAATATCAGGGAACATTGTTCCTGGGTCCATTCCCGTGAAAAGGAAGTTGCCACCAAAAAAGCAAAGGATATCGTCCGGATGTCTGTAGCACGGGCCTGCTATTTGGAGCCGTTACAGGAATATGAGCTGCCGGTTGACAAAAGAGCCCTGGTGGTCGGAGGAGGCGTGGCAGGCATGACCAGCGCCCTGAGCATAGCCGAACAGGGATTTGAGGTTTTCCTACTGGAAAAAGATAAGGATCTGGGTGGAATGGCTCGAAGGATTCACTACACGCTTGAAGGTCAGGATGTCCAGGAGTATTTACAAGATCTTATTCACAAAGTTTACAGGCACCCATCGCTTCATGTATTTACCGATTGTACCATTAAAGATGTTTCCGGTTACGTAGGAAATTTTATAACCAGAATAACGTCCGAAGGAATGGACAAGGAGATACACCACGGGGTAGCCGTTGTTGCTACAGGTGCTGAAGAATATAAACCAACCGAGTACCTTTACGGGAAAGATGACAGGGTTATGACTCAGTTGGAACTGGAAGAAAAAATCACGAATGGAGACGAAAGGCTTATTAACTCCGAGTGTACGGTGATGATACAGTGTGTGGGCTGCAGAAATGAAGACAGAAACTACTGCAGCAGGATATGCTGCAGCGAGTCTATAAAAAATGCTTTGAAACTGAAAAAAATGAACCCCGGAATGGATATATATATCCTCTACAGAGATATGAGAACCTACGGGTTCAGAGAGGAATATTACTGGGAAGCGGCAGATAAAGGCGTAAGGTTCGTCCGCTATGAGGCGGATGATAAGCCCCAGGTCGAAGCTGCTGTTGAGAGCGGCAAAAAAATTCTGAGGGTTACGGTAACACATCCTGTTTTAGGTAAGAAACTTGCTATAGACGCAGATTCAGTTGCTCTGGCTGCAGCCGTTATTCCTTCTGAAGGAAACAAGAAAATGGCAGCATTTTTCAAAGTATCTTTAAACCAGGATGGTTTTTTCCAGGAAGCCCATGTCAAATTAAGACCTGTTGATTTTGCCGCAGATGGTGTTTTCCTCTGCGGGACTGCGCACTATCCCAAGCATATACCTGAAGCGATCAGTCAGGCTTATGGAGCAGCCGGCCGGGCTGTAACGATCCTTTCAAAGGATCAGGTCACAGCATCAGGAGCTGTTTGCGAGGTGAAAGAAAGTGATTGTGTAACCTGCGGGGCTTGTATTTCAGTTTGTAAATATGGCGCTATAGACTTTTATGAAACACAGCAGGGCAGAAAAGCCAGGGTTAACCCTATTCTCTGTAAAGGAGACGGTCTTTGTAATCAGAAGTGCCCAACAGGGGCAATTTCTCTGAAACATTTTACCGATGAAGAGCTTTTCCACCAGATTGATGAAGCGATTCCAGCCCTTATGTAA